A single window of Nomascus leucogenys isolate Asia chromosome 18, Asia_NLE_v1, whole genome shotgun sequence DNA harbors:
- the CCNO gene encoding cyclin-O, whose translation MVTPCPTSPSSPAARAGRRDNDQNLRAPVKKSRRPRLRRKQPLHPLNPCPLPGDSGICDLFESPSSGSDGADSPFAARGGSPLPGLAHPLAQLDLQTFRDYGQSCYAFRKAQESHFHPREALARQPQVTAESRCKLLSWLIPVHRQFGLSFESLCLTVNTLDRFLTTTPVAADCFQLLGVTSLLIACKQVEVYPPRVKQLLALCCGAFSRQQLCNLECIVLHKLHFTLGAPTISFFLEHFTHARVEAGQAEASEALEAQALARGVAELSLADYAFTSYSPSLLAICCLALADRMLRVPRPVDLRLGDHPEAALEDCMGKLQLLVAINSTSLTHMLPVQICEKCSLPPSSK comes from the exons ATGGTGACCCCCTGTCCAACCAGCCCCTCGAGCCCCGCCGCCCGGGCGGGGAGGCGGGACAACGACCAGAACCTACGCGCCCCGGTGAAGAAGAGCAGGCGTCCGCGCCTCCGGAGGAAACAGCCGCTGCATCCCCTGAACCCGTGCCCGCTCCCGGGAGACTCCGGCATTTGCGACCTGTTCGAGTCCCCCAGCTCCGGCTCAGACGGCGCAGACAGCCCCTTTGCGGCGCGGGGCGGTAGCCCCCTGCCCGGCCTGGCCCATCCCTTGGCGCAGCTAGATCTACAGACCTTCCGCGACTACGGCCAGAGCTGCTACGCCTTCCGCAAGGCGCAGGAGAGCCACTTCCACCCGCGGGAGGCGCTGGCACGGCAGCCACAA GTGACGGCGGAATCCCGCTGTAAGCTGCTCAGCTGGCTGATCCCGGTGCACCGCCAATTCGGCCTCTCCTTCGAGTCGCTGTGCCTGACGGTGAACACTCTGGACCGCTTCCTCACCACCACGCCGGTGGCTGCAGACTGCTTCCAGCTGCTTGGGGTCACCTCCTTGCTCATCGCTTGCAAACAG GTGGAGGTGTACCCGCCGCGCGTGAAGCAGCTTCTGGCCCTCTGCTGCGGCGCCTTCTCCCGGCAGCAGCTCTGCAACCTCGAGTGCATCGTGCTGCACAagctgcacttcaccctgggagCGCCCACCATTAGCTTCTTCCTGGAGCATTTCACGCACGCTCGCGTGGAGGCGGGGCAGGCTGAGGCCTCCGAAGCTCTGGAAGCGCAAGCGCTGGCGCGGGGGGTGGCGGAGCTGAGTCTGGCCGACTATGCCTTCACCAGCTACTCGCCTTCCCTCCTGGCGATCTGCTGCCTGGCGCTGGCGGACCGCATGCTGCGGGTCCCGCGGCCCGTGGACTTGCGCCTGGGAGACCACCCGGAGGCGGCGCTGGAGGACTGTATGGGCAAGTTGCAGCTGCTGGTGGCCATAAACAGTACTTCCTTGACTCACATGCTGCCCGTTCAGATCTGCGAGAAGTGCAGCCTGCCCCCGAGCTCGAAATAA